The genomic DNA GGCCAACCGTGCGAATGAGTTGCTCGGGGCGAAAAAGGGCGCCTACAAGCCTCTGCGTCCGAATGACCACATCAACATGGCGCAGTCGACGAATGACACGTTTCCAGCGGCGATCCGGCTTGCCACTCTCATGGCGTTGCCTCCTCTGGTTGAGGCGATGGAGGATGTTGAAGACGCTCTTCGAGGGAAGGCGCGACAGTTTGCCACGATTGTGAAATCCGGACGGACCCATTTGCAAGATGCGGTGCCGGTGCGGCTCGGGCGGGAGTTTGGGGCGTACGCGCTCGCCGTGAAAAAAGCGCGGCAGCATTTACAGCAGCATGCCGCGCTGCTGTGCGAGCTGAATCTTGGCGGCACGGCGGTCGGCACCGGGATGAACGCGCATCCGCGCTATCGCCGACTGGCCATTGCGAAACTCCGCCAATGGATGCGGCTGCCATTGCGTCCGGCTGAGGATATGATGGAGCGCACCCAAAGTTTGGGCGATTTCGGCAGGGTCTCTGGCAGCCTGCGCGTCTACGCGCTGGAGCTGATTCGCATCGCCAATGACCTGCGGCTGCTGGCCTCCGGTCCGAATACCGGTTTTGGAGAAATTGATTTGCCCGCCATCCAGCCGGGGTCATCGATCATGCCGGGGAAGGTGAATCCGGTGGTGCCTGAGATGGTCGACATGGTCGGCTTTCAGGTCTTAGGGCATGATGCGACGGTGGCCTACGCGGTGCAGGCCGGGCAGTTGGAGCTCAACGTGATGATGCCGGTCGTCGCCTATAATCTGCTGCAAGCGATGCATCTGCTGACGAGCTCTAGCCGGGTGCTGTCGCACAAGTGCATCCGCGGGATCATCGCGCACCGAGAGCGGTGTGATCAACATGCGCACCGCAGCCTCGCCCTGGTCACCGCCTTGAACTCATCCATCGGCTATCTCAACGCGGCGAGGGTGGCGAAAGAGTCGCTCACCAGCGGCAAATCCATTCGCGACTTGGTCGTTGAGCATCAGCTGCTGGATCCGGCAACTGCTCGGCGCGTGTTGGATCCGGCCCGCTTGAGTGCCAC from Candidatus Omnitrophota bacterium includes the following:
- a CDS encoding aspartate ammonia-lyase; the encoded protein is MPATRLERDSLGTKRVPASAYYGIQTFRAVENFPISGLRLQPEMMRAFALIKKAAAAANATVGQLKPRHAAVIQRACDEVLRGRFDDQFVVDAYQAGAGTSFNMNMNEVVANRANELLGAKKGAYKPLRPNDHINMAQSTNDTFPAAIRLATLMALPPLVEAMEDVEDALRGKARQFATIVKSGRTHLQDAVPVRLGREFGAYALAVKKARQHLQQHAALLCELNLGGTAVGTGMNAHPRYRRLAIAKLRQWMRLPLRPAEDMMERTQSLGDFGRVSGSLRVYALELIRIANDLRLLASGPNTGFGEIDLPAIQPGSSIMPGKVNPVVPEMVDMVGFQVLGHDATVAYAVQAGQLELNVMMPVVAYNLLQAMHLLTSSSRVLSHKCIRGIIAHRERCDQHAHRSLALVTALNSSIGYLNAARVAKESLTSGKSIRDLVVEHQLLDPATARRVLDPARLSATKVA